From the genome of Arthrobacter russicus:
AAACCATCCAGCTCAAGCTGGACGGCAAGCTCAGTGACGCCGAGCGCAGCGGGCTCGCCCAGGCCTTGGCCGCGGCCGGCTTCGACAAAGCCACGGTGAACACCCCGGACCAGCAGACCACCGCCCAGATCCAAAGCAAGACCGGCGGCGATGACGTGTTGACCCTGGTCCTGCTGGCCTTCGCCGCAATCGCGATCATCGTCGCAGTACTCGTGGTCTCGAATACCTTCGCCGTGCTGGTCGCGCAACGGACCCGGGAACTGGCCCTGCTCCGCTGCATCGGCGCGAAGAAGAGTCAGATCCGAAACTCGGTGCTGGCCGAAGCGGCAATCGTCGGCGTGGTTTCCTCGGCGGCCGGCGTCGCCGCGGCCTTCGGCGGCATGTACGCCTTGATCAGCTGGCTCAAAACCACCCCCGGAAACCAGTTCGCGACCTTCCAAGGCAACCTCTCTGCGCCGATCGCCGGCATGCTGGTCGGTATTCTGCTGACCGCGGCCGCAGCGCTGGTCCCGGCCCGGGCCGCCACCGCGGTAGCGCCGTTGGCCGCGATGCGCCCGGTCGACGACGCCGCGCTGAGCAATCGCAGCGGCCGGACCCGGTTGGCCATCGGCGGCGTGCTGATCGCGCTCGGCGGCCTGCTGCTGGCCTTCGGCGCAATCAGCTCCAACCTGATGATCGCGCTGCCCGGCGGCGCGATGACCTTCATCGGCCTGCTGCTCTGCGCCTCGCTGTTCGTGCCGCGGCTGGTATCGGCGTTCGGCAAGCTCGCTTCGCCCGCTGGGGTGCCCGGGAAACTCGCCTCGCTCAATGCGGTCCGAAATCCCGGACGGACGACGGCGACCGCTTCGGCGCTGCTGATCGGCGTCACCTTGGTCTCGATGATGCTCACCGGCGCCTCGACCGCGCGCAGCGCCTTCGAGACCACCTTCGACGAGCGTTACCCGGTGGACATTTCGGTCGAGGCCGGAAGCTACGATCCGGCCAAGGTGCAGAGCCTGAAAACGCTGGCCGGAGTCAGCGCCGTGGCACAGCTTCCGCTGGTCGGTGAAGTCGTTGGGAGTTCCGACCCGATGCTCACCGGCGGCTCGGTCTACGGCATTTCCAGCTCCGACGCCGCAACCATGCTCGGCTCGGCGCAGAACCGGGTGCAACCGGGGAAGCTGCTGATGCCCAAATCGGCCAAGGACAGCACGCTCACCGTGAAGTCCGGCGGTACCGATCGATCGTTGCCGGTGGTCAAGGCCACCAGCAACGGCTTCGCACCGATGGTCAACCTGGACACCGTGCCGGCTCCGGCCGGCGCGGAACAGGCAGTCTGGGTCAAGCTGGTCCCCGGCCTCGGCAGTAGCCAGATCCTGGACCTGCGGACCCAGATCGCCAAGACCCTGGCCGTAGACGACTATGCGGTCACCGGCGGTGCGATGGAAAAAGCCAGCTTCAACCAGGTGATCGATTTGATGCTCCTGGTGGTCACCGGGTTGTTGGCGATCGCGGTGCTGATCGCGCTGATCGGTGTCGCGAACACGCTCTCGCTCTCGGTCCTGGAACGCACCCGGGAGAACGCACTGCTGCGCGCGCTGGGCCTGACCAAGCGCGGGTTGCGCGGCATGCTGGCTCTGGAGGCCGTCCTGGTCGCCGGGGTCGCGGCACTGATCGGCGTGGCACTGGGCGGCCTGTACGGTTGGCTCGGGGCGCAGTCGGCACTGGGCGGTTTCACCGCGGTGGTGCCGAATCTGCCCTGGCTGCAACTGCTCCTGGTCGTCGCGGTAGCCGCCGCTGCCGGGCTCGCCGCCTCGGTGGTACCGGCCCGGCGGGCCGCCAAGCTCTCCCCGGTGGAAGGACTCGCCACCGATTGAGTCCGACACGGACCGCCGTCGAGCGTTGAGTCGTGGCTGCCAAAACCCGGTTTTGGCAGCCACGACTCAACGCTCGACTGGGTTAAACCGGCTCTTCGTAGCGCGGGAAGATCGGCGCCGGCGCCGGCAACGGGGTGCCCGGGACCAAGGGCGCCTCGATCGCGGCAAAATCGCGGGCCCCTTCCGCACCGGAGACGCCCAGCACGTCGAGCAGTTTCCCGGCCGACGTCGGCATCACCGGCTGGATCAGCAGGCCGACGATCCGCAGCACCTCGAGCGTCACATAGAGCACCGTGGCCATCCGGTCCGGATCGGTTTTGCGCAGCACCCAAGGCGCCTGCTCCGCGAAGTAGGCATTGGTCTCGCCCAGCACGGTCCAGATCGCCTCCAGTGCACGATGGAATTCCTGCACCTCGTAACTGGCCCGATTGGCCGCGAGCAAGCCTTGGGCTTGGGCCAGGATCGCACGGTCGGCGTCGCTGAACTCGCCGGGCGCCGGCACTTCGCCCCCGCAGTTCTTGGCCACCATGGACAACGAACGCTGTGCCAGGTTGCCGAGGTTGTTCGCCAGGTCCGAATTCATCCGGCCCATGATCGCTTCATGGCTGTAGTTGCCGTCCTGGCCGTAGGAGACTTCGCGCAGGAAGAAGAACCGCACCGCGTCCACACCGTATTCGGCCACCCAGTCCGCCGGGGCCACCACATTGCCCAGGGACTTGGACATCTTCACCCCGTTGTTGAACAGGAAGCCGTGGATCATCACGCGTTTGGGCAGCGGCAATCCCGCACTCATCAGGAATGCCGGCCAGAAGATCGCGTGGAACCGGGAAATGTCCTTGCCGATGATGTGCACATCCGCAGGCCAATACTTCCATTGGGCCGAGTTTTCGTCCGGGAAACCGGCGCCGGTGAGGTAGTTGGTCAACGCATCGACCCAGACGTACATCACGTGCTTGTCGTTGCCGGGTACTGGAACCCCCCAGTCGAACGAGGTCCGGCTGATCGAGAGGTCTTGCAGGCCGGACTTGACGAAGCTGATCACCTCGTTGAACCGATAGCGCGGCGCGGCGAATTCCGGTTGCGCTTCGTAGAGGGCCAGGAGTTTGTCCTGGTACTGGGACAGCCGGAAAAAGTAGGATTCCTCTTCGGTCCAGGTGACTTCGGTGTCGGTTTCTTTGGCGTAGCGCACGCCGTCGCCGCGCAGCTCGGTCTCTTCTTCGGTGTAATAGGCTTCGTCCCGGACCGAGTACCAGCCGGTGTACTTGTCCAGATAGATGTCCCCGTTGGCCTCCATCCGCCGCCAGAGTTCCTGCGAGGCCAGGTAGTGCTCCGGCTCGGTGGTGCGGATGAACCGGTCGTAGCTGCTGTCCACCAGATCGTGCACCGCACGGATCGCGGCGGAATTCCGGTCTACCAGCTGCAACGGGGTCAGTCCCGCTTTTTCCGCCGCCTGCTGCACCTTGATTCCGTGCTCGTCGGTGCCGGACATGTAGAAGACGTCGAAGCCGTCCAAGCGCTTGAACCGGGCCAGGGCATCGGCCGATACGTATTCGTAGGCATGGCCGATGTGCGGGACACCGTTGGGGTAGGTGATCGCGGTCGTCAGGTAGTACGGCGTCTTAGTCACCTAATGAAAGTACCCGTCGTCGGATGCCTTGTCGAAAGATGACTTCACGACCGGTGCCGGCTAGCCCTCCAGATCGACTTCCCGGGCGGTGCTGGCGTCGATCGCCTCCCGGACCGAATCGAGCACGGCTTGCGGAACCGCACTGTCCACGGTGAGCAAGCAGAGCACCTGGTTGCCGTCCTGGGCCCGGGAAACCTGCATTCCGGCGATGTTGATGCCGTTCTCCGCGAGGATCCCGCCTACCGTGCCGACGACTCCCGGGCGGTCTTGGTAAATCAGGACCACGAGGTGCTCGCTGATCGGGATCTCGACGTCGTAGCCGTTCACCCCGACGATCTTTTCGATCTGCTTCGGCCCGGTGAGGGTCCCCGCCACCGAGATCTGCGATCCGTCGGACAACGCACCGCGCAAGGTCAGCACATTCCGGTAGTCCGCGACTTCCTCGGTGGTGATCAGCCGGACATTGATGCCGCGTTGCTCGGCGAGCACCGGGGCGTTGACATACGAGACCTGCTCCGAGACCACATCGGTGAACACACCCTTGAGCGCCGCGAGTTCCAGCGCCTTGACGTCCTTGCCGGCGATTTCACCGGCCACCTCGACGTCGATCTGGGTCACCGAGGCGTGGGTCAGCGCGGTGAACACCCGGCCGAGCTTCTCGATCAGCGGGATGCCGGGGCGGACTTCCCGATCGATCACGCCGCCGGCCACATTGACCGCGTCCGGCACCAATTCGCCGGCAAGCGCCAGCCGCACCGATTTGGCCACCGAGACCCCGGCCTTTTCCTGGGCCTCTTCGGTCGAGGCACCCAGGTGCGGAGTGACCACCACGTTGTCCAGGCCGAAGAACGGCAGATCCGTACTGGGTTCCTTGACGAAGACGTCGATGCCGGCACCGGCGATCGCTCCGGATTGCAAGGCGTCGAATAGCGCAGCTTCATCGATCAAACCGCCACGGGCGACGTTGATAACGTAGGCGCTGTTTTTCATTTTCCGGAACGCCTCAGGGCCGATCATGCCAACGGTCTCCGGGGTTTTCGGCATGTGGATCGTGATGAAGTCCGACTGTTCCAGGAGCTCGTCCAAGCTCACCAACTGGACGCCGAGCTGGGCGGCCCGGGCACTGGTGACATAGGGGTCGTAGGCCAGGATCTGGGTTTCGAAAGCTTGCAACCGCGCCGTGATCAGGGCACCGATCCGGCCCAGGCCGATGATGCCGATCTTCTTTTCGTACAGCTCGGTTCCGGTGTACTTGGAACGCTTCCACTCCCCCGCTTTCAGCGCGGCGCTGGCCGCCGGAATATGCCGGGCCAGGCTCAGGATGTGGCCGACCGTGAGCTCGGCGGCGGAGACGATGTTCGACGTCGGCGCGTTCACCACCATGACTCCGGCTTGGGTCGCCGCCTTGATGTCCACGTTGTCCAGGCCGACGCCGGCCCGGGCGATGACTTTGAGTTTCTTCGCGGCCGCGATCGCCTCGGCGTCGACCTGGGTGGCCGAGCGGACCAGGATCGCGTCGACGTCGGCAATCGCGGCAAGCAGTTGGGATCGGTCCGCACCGTCGGTGTGCCGGATCTCGAAGTCCGGGCCCAAGGCCTCGATGGTGGCGGGGGAAAGTTCTTCGGCGAGCAGAACAACGGGCTTGGTCACAAGAGGTCCTCAGCGGTCAGGCGGATTGGCTATGTCGAGTGTATTGATATGGCAGAGGCCGAGCCCACAGTGTTACGTGCAGACCCGGCCTCATTGCCGTACGTTCCGTGCTTTGCCGCTGGCTAGCGGGCTACCGAACCCTCGGTGTAGTCGTCGTCGTTCTGGATCCAGGAGAACAGCTTGCGCAGTTCCCGGCCGGTGGTCTCGATCGGGTGCTGTTCGCCCTGCAGCCGCAGCGCCTTGAACTCCGGCGCGCCGGCATCCTGGTCGTCGATGAAACGCTTGGCGAAGGTGCCGTCCTGGATGTCCTTCAGGACGGCTTTCATGTTCTCCTTGACGTGCGGGTCGATGACCCGGGGGCCGGAGACGTAATCGCCGTACTCAGCGGTGTCGGAGACGCTCCAGCGCTGCTTCGCGATGCCGCCTTCGACCATCAGGTCCACGATCAGCTTGAGCTCGTGCAGCACCTCGAAGTACGCGACCTCGGGCTTGTAGCCGGCCTCGGTGAGGGTTTCGAAACCGTACTGGATGAGCTGCGAAGCACCGCCGCAGAGCACCGCCTGCTCCCCGAACAAATCGGTTTCGGTCTCTTCGGTGAAAGTGGTCTTGATCACGCCGGCACGGGTACCGCCGATCGCCTTGGCGTAGGAGAGCGCCAACGCCCAGGCATTCCCGGAGGCGTCCTGCTCGACCGCGATCAAGTCCGGCACGCCGCGCCCGGCCTCGAATTCCCGGCGCACGATGTGGCCCGGGCCCTTGGGCGCGACCAGTGCGACGTCGACGTCGGCCGGCGGCTGGATGTAGCCGTAGCGGATGTTGAAGCCGTGGCCGAAGAACAGCGCGTCGCCGGCTTGCAGGTTCGCGGCGATCGAGTCGGCGTAGACGTGGCGCTGGACCTGGTCAGGGGTCAGCACCATGATCACGTCCGCCTCGGCGACCGCGTCCGCGACGTTGAGCACGCGCAGGCCCTCGGCCTCGGCTTTGGCGCGGGATTTCGAACCTTCGGCCAAGCCGACGCGGACGTCGACGCCGGAATCGCGCAAGCTCAGTGCGTGCGCATGGCCCTGGCTTCCGTAGCCGATGACGGCAACGGTGCGACCCTGGATGATGGACAGATCGGCGTCGTCGTCATAAAACAATTCAGTCACGGTGTGGTGCTCCTCAGTGTGTATTCGTGCAGCAACTATTAGTTAGCGGGTAGTCGACAGGATTTCAGGCGCTTCGCAGCGCGCGGTCGCTCATGGAACGGGATCCCCGTCCGATGGCCAGCGTGCCCGACTGGACGATCTCGCGCACGCCGAATGGCTCCAGCACATTCAAAAGCGCGGTCAGCTTTTCCGGGTGGCCGGTGGCTTCGATGATGAGCGAATCCGGGGAAACGTCCACCACTGAAGCTCGGAACAAGTCTGCGGCTTGGGTGACCTGCAGGCGTGTTGCCGCATCTGCGCGCACCTTGACCAGGATGTGGTCGCGTTGCACGGAAGATTCGGTGACCAACTCGACGATCTTGATCACGTTGACCAGTTTATTGAGTTGTTTGGTCACTTGTTCAATCAGGTCGCCTTGGGCATCCACGACGACGGTCATCCGGGAGACTCCGGCGACCTCGGTGGGCCCGACGGCGAGCGAGTTGATGTTGAAGGCCCGACGGGCGAACAGGCTGGCCACCCGGGTCAGAACCCCGGGTTTGTCTTCAACCAGAACGGAAAGCGTGTGCCTGGTCATGCTCAGTCCTCCTCTTCCCACTGCGGGGTCAGGTTGCGGGCCACTTGGATCTGGTCGTTGCTCACGCCGGCCGGGACCATCGGCCACACCATGGAGTTCGGGCTGACCACGAAGTCGATCACCACCGGCCGGTCATTGATCTCCAGTGCCTTCTGGATCGTGGCATCGATGTCTTCGTCCCGTTCGCAGCGCAGACCGACGCAGTCGTAGGCTTCGGCGAGCTTGACGAAGTCAGGCACCCGGATGGTGTCGTGCCCGGTGTTCAGGTCGGTGTTCGAATAGCGGCCCTCATAGAACAGGGTCTGCCATTGCCGGACCATGCCCAACGAGGAGTTGTTGATGATTGCGACCTTGATCGGGATGTTGTTGATCCGGCAGGTGGCAAGTTCCTGATTGGTCATCTGGAAGCAGCCGTCCCCGTCGATTGCCCAGACCACCCGGTCCGGTTCGCCGACCTTGGCGCCCATCGCGGCCGGGACCGAGTAACCCATGGTGCCGGCTCCGCCGGAGTTCAGCCAGGAATGCGGACGCTCGTACTTGATGAACTGCGCGGCCCACATCTGGTGCTGCCCCACGCCTGCGGCGTAGATCGCTTCCGGACCGCTCAACGCGCCGATCCGCTCGATCACCCGTTGCGGCGCGGAAAGCCCGTCCTCCGGTTCGGTCCAGCCCAGCGGGTAGGTGTTGCGCAGATTGTTCAGGAAAGCCCACCATTCGGTGAGGTCCGGGGTGCCGGATTCGGCGAACTCGGCAGTCACCGCCTCGGTGAGATCCGGAATGATCTCCTTGACCGAGCCCACGATCGGCACATCGGTGGCCCGGTTCTTGGAAATCTCCGCCGGGTCGATGTCCGCATGGATCACTTTGGCACCGGGCGCGAAGCTGGAGAGCACACCGGTCACCCGGTCGTCGAACCGCGCGCCGAGCGTGATCAGCAGATCGGATTGCTGCAATGCGGTGACCGCGGAGACCGAGCCGTGCATACCGGGCATGCCGACGTGTTGCTGATGCGAATCCGGGAAGGCACCGCGGGCCATCAGCGTGGTCACCACCGGCGCATTGGTCAGTTCCGCCAAGGCCCGCAATTCGACCGAGGCATGCGCTTTGATCACGCCGCCGCCGACGTAGAGCACCGGCCGCTTCGCCGCCGCGATCAGCCGGGCGGCTTCACGGAGCTGCTTCGAATGCCCGCGGAAAACCGGACGGTACCCGGGCAGATCGATGGTCGGCGGCCAGGAAAAGGTCATTTGCGCCTGTTGCGCGTCCTTGGCCACATCGACCAGGACCGGCCCGGGCCGTCCGGTGGAGGCCAGGTGGAACGCCTCGGCGAGCACCTTCGGGATCTCGTTCGGATCCGTCACCAGGAACGAGTGCTTGGTGATTGGCATCGTAATGCCCACGATGTCCGCCTCTTGGAACGCGTCGGTGCCGATCACCCCGGAGGCGACCTGGCCGGTGATCGCCACCAGAGGCACCGAGTCCATATGCGCGTCCATGATCGCGGTGACCAGGTTCGTCGCCCCGGGGCCGGAGGTGGCGATGCAGACGCCGACCTTGCCGGTGACCATTGCGTAGCCTTCGGCCGCGTGCCCGGCGCCCTGCTCGTGCCGGACCAGGACGTGGTTCATCGCCGAGGCCATCAGCGGGTCGTAGGTCGGCAGAATCGCACCACCGGGCAGGCCGAAGATGTCCTGCACCCCGAGTTCTTCGAGGGATCGCACGATCGCCTGTGAACCGCTCATTGGCTGCGCGGGGATGACCCGGTTGGGTCCCTGGACTTGGGACACCACCGAAATCGACGACGTTTCCGCTTTGGTCAAGGGCGCGCTGCCCGGTTCCGCGGCGCCGTTGCGCTGTCCAGTTCCGCTGGGTTTGGCCGCAGGGTGCGGCTTGTTGGCCATCAGCGCCGGGCTGACGGTCGGACCTTTGCTCATGGGGCTCTTCCTTCGTTTTCACCGCAACGGTGGCCGCTGCGGTGATCCGGTGTCGCACGGTAAATCTAAAAGTTCAATGCATACCCTGTTGTGGAAACGAAAAAACCCCTCCAGCCGGTAGGCTCTGCGAGGGGTTTGCGCGTGCTATGCAGCTCGGACTGTTGCCAGCCGGACGGTTTGCCTTGTGGGCTACTCCGTCACGCGCCTGGTAAGTACGACGAGAATTCCGATCTGCATAGCTGCAAGTTTTCCCGGCTGGCCCCCGGGTGTCAACTGGACCACCCCTTGTCTCACGATATGGACATAGAGTCCAGTTAGTGGACGCTCACTGACTCGTGGAGCGTACGTCAGCTCAACATTGCCCTTTGAAAGTGGAGCCGGAGCGTTCCAGCTCCACTTTGCAGGTTAGATGTTGAGCTGACGTCTTGAGCTCAACCGCAGTAGGCTCCCTCGGAAGCCGAGTGGACCAGCTTCGCATATTTCGCCAGCACGCCCTTGGTGAAACGGGCCGGCAACGGCTGCCAGCCGATTTTACGGGATTCGAGTTCGGCTTCGTCGACCAGCAAGTCGAAGCTCTTGTTCGGGATGTCCACCCGGATCCGGTCGCCGTCGCGCACGAAGGCGATCGGGCCGGCGTCGACGGCTTCCGGCGCCACGTGGCCGATGCACAGGCCGGTGGTGCCGCCGGAGAACCGGCCGTCGGTCAGCAGCAGCACGTCTTTGCCCAGACCGGCGCCCTTGATTGCGCCGGTGATCGCAAGCATTTCGCGCATGCCGGGGCCGCCCTTGGGCCCCTCATAACGGATGACGACGACGTCGCCGGCCTTGATCTCGCCCGCTTTGAGTGCTTCCAAAGCACCCTGCTCGCGCTCGAAGACCCGGGCCGGGCCCTCGAAGACCTCGGCGTCGAAGCCGGCGGTCTTCACCACCGCGCCGCCCGGCGCCAGCGAACCCTTGAGCACGCTCAGGCCGCCGGTCTTGTGGATCGGGTTGTCCAGCGCACGCAGGATCTTGCCGTCCAGATCCGGCGGATTGATCGCTTCGAGGTTTTCGGCCAGCGTTTTGCCGGTCACGGTCAGCGCATCGCCGTGCAGCAGTCCGGCGTCGAGCAGCGCCCGCATGATCACCGGCACCCCGCCGACCCGGTCGACGTCGTTCATCACATAGCGGCCGAACGGCTTCAGATCGCCCAGATGCGGGATCCGGTCGCCGATCCGGTTGAAATCCTCAAGCTGCAGGTCGACTTCGGCTTCGCGGGCGATCGCCAACAAGTGCAGCACCGCATTGGTGGAACCGCCGAAGGCCATGGTCACCGCGATCGCGTTCTCGAACGCCTCTTTGGTCATGATGTCCCGGGAGCGGATGCCACGGCGGAGCAATTCCACCACGGCCTCCCCGGAACGGTGCGCGAACATGTCGCGTCGGCGGTCCGCGCTGGGCGGAGCGGCGGAGCCGGGCAGCGACATGCCGAGCGCTTCGCCGATGCAGGCCATGGTGTTGGCGGTGTACATGCCGCCGCACGCGCCTTCGCCGGGACAGATCGCGCGTTCGATCCGGTCCAGATCGCCGACCGACATCTTGCCGGCGGCACAGGCGCCCACGGCCTCGAAGGCATCGATCAGCGTGACGTCTTTTTCGGTGCCGTCTTCGAGTTTCACCCAGCCGGGCATGATCGAGCCGGCGTAGAGGAACACGCTCGAGACGTTCAGCCGCGCCGCGGCCATCAACATGCCGGGCAGGGATTTGTCGCAACCGGCCAGCAGAACCGAGCCGTCGATCCGCTCGGCCTGCATCACGGTTTCCACCGAATCCGCGATGACTTCGCGGGAGACCAGCGAGAAATGCATGCCTTCATGGCCCATCGAGATGCCGTCGGAAACCGAAATCGTGCCGAAAGTCATCGGGAATCCGCCACCGGCGTGCACACCCTCCTTGACCGCTTTGGCGAGCCGGTCGAGGGAGAGGTTGCAGGGGGTGATCTCGTTCCAGGAACTGGCTACGCCGATTTGCGGCTTGGCGAAGTCTTCGTCGCCGAAGCCGACCGCGCGGAGCATGCCCCGCGCTGGGGCGGCGGCGATGCCGTCGGTGACGATCCGGCTCCGCGGTTTGATGTCTGGCTGATTGCTGGTCTCCACGCTCATAGGCCGAGTCTATGACTGCACGGGGCAGTGCGCGAAAGTGTCCACGAAACGGACCGTTCCATGACGCGCCAGCCGGCTCAGTCGCGGTAGAAGCCGGGCCGGACCAGGTTCTGCGGCCGCTCCCCCAAGGCGAAAGCGTTCAATTGCTGTGCCAGGAATCTGCCGATCCGACGCGGGAAAGCCGTGGAGTCGCCGCCCAGATGCGGAGTGATCAAAGCGTTCGGCGCTTGCCAGAGCGGGTGCCCGGCCGGCAACGGTTCCGGATCGAAGACATCGAGTGCCGCGTGCAGGCGTCCACCGACCACCTCCGCTGTGATCGCGGCTGAATCGACGACGGCGCCACGGCTGACGTTGACCACCAAGGCCCCGTCCGGCAACCGGGCGAGGAACTCGCGGCCGATCAGCGAGTCGGTTTCCGGGGTCAACGGCACGATCACGATCACCACATCGTGTTCCGGGGCGAGTTCCAGGAGTTCCGCGAAGCCGTGCACGGTGCCCGCAGCGTCCTCGCGGCGGGACCGGCCCACCCGGGTGAGCTCCACCTCGAAAGGCTCCAGCCTGCGTTGGATTTCCCGGCCGATGCCTCCGACGCCGATCAGCAGCACCTTGCGGTCGGCCAACGAGCTGCGCCGTTCGTGCCGCCAAATTTCATTCCGTTGATCCCGGGCCGCGATGTCCAAGCCGCGCAGTGAACTCAGCACCAGCCCGACTGCGAGCTCCGCCGTCGAGGCCGCATGGACCCCGGCTGCGGAACAAATGGCGACCTCCGGCCCGGCGAGCTCGGGCACGCCGTCGTAGCCTGTGGTCTGGGTCTGCAGCAGCTTCAGATTCGGCAACTTCGACAGGGGTTCCTTGAGCGGTGCGGGCGAACCCAGGTATGGCAGCACGACGGCGTCCACTTCGTTCAAGGGCAAGCCGGCGGGCTCCGCGACGAAGCGCCAAGCGGCGGCACGGATTCCCTGCGGCAGCGGACCGAGCGAATCCAACAGCTCCTGACTGGGCAAAAGGACGTTCCGGATCACGGTAAGCTTGCTCACCAGCAGCACTTTAGCGGTTCACACCGCC
Proteins encoded in this window:
- the ilvN gene encoding acetolactate synthase small subunit encodes the protein MTRHTLSVLVEDKPGVLTRVASLFARRAFNINSLAVGPTEVAGVSRMTVVVDAQGDLIEQVTKQLNKLVNVIKIVELVTESSVQRDHILVKVRADAATRLQVTQAADLFRASVVDVSPDSLIIEATGHPEKLTALLNVLEPFGVREIVQSGTLAIGRGSRSMSDRALRSA
- the serA gene encoding phosphoglycerate dehydrogenase is translated as MTKPVVLLAEELSPATIEALGPDFEIRHTDGADRSQLLAAIADVDAILVRSATQVDAEAIAAAKKLKVIARAGVGLDNVDIKAATQAGVMVVNAPTSNIVSAAELTVGHILSLARHIPAASAALKAGEWKRSKYTGTELYEKKIGIIGLGRIGALITARLQAFETQILAYDPYVTSARAAQLGVQLVSLDELLEQSDFITIHMPKTPETVGMIGPEAFRKMKNSAYVINVARGGLIDEAALFDALQSGAIAGAGIDVFVKEPSTDLPFFGLDNVVVTPHLGASTEEAQEKAGVSVAKSVRLALAGELVPDAVNVAGGVIDREVRPGIPLIEKLGRVFTALTHASVTQIDVEVAGEIAGKDVKALELAALKGVFTDVVSEQVSYVNAPVLAEQRGINVRLITTEEVADYRNVLTLRGALSDGSQISVAGTLTGPKQIEKIVGVNGYDVEIPISEHLVVLIYQDRPGVVGTVGGILAENGINIAGMQVSRAQDGNQVLCLLTVDSAVPQAVLDSVREAIDASTAREVDLEG
- the ilvD gene encoding dihydroxy-acid dehydratase produces the protein MSVETSNQPDIKPRSRIVTDGIAAAPARGMLRAVGFGDEDFAKPQIGVASSWNEITPCNLSLDRLAKAVKEGVHAGGGFPMTFGTISVSDGISMGHEGMHFSLVSREVIADSVETVMQAERIDGSVLLAGCDKSLPGMLMAAARLNVSSVFLYAGSIMPGWVKLEDGTEKDVTLIDAFEAVGACAAGKMSVGDLDRIERAICPGEGACGGMYTANTMACIGEALGMSLPGSAAPPSADRRRDMFAHRSGEAVVELLRRGIRSRDIMTKEAFENAIAVTMAFGGSTNAVLHLLAIAREAEVDLQLEDFNRIGDRIPHLGDLKPFGRYVMNDVDRVGGVPVIMRALLDAGLLHGDALTVTGKTLAENLEAINPPDLDGKILRALDNPIHKTGGLSVLKGSLAPGGAVVKTAGFDAEVFEGPARVFEREQGALEALKAGEIKAGDVVVIRYEGPKGGPGMREMLAITGAIKGAGLGKDVLLLTDGRFSGGTTGLCIGHVAPEAVDAGPIAFVRDGDRIRVDIPNKSFDLLVDEAELESRKIGWQPLPARFTKGVLAKYAKLVHSASEGAYCG
- the metG gene encoding methionine--tRNA ligase codes for the protein MTKTPYYLTTAITYPNGVPHIGHAYEYVSADALARFKRLDGFDVFYMSGTDEHGIKVQQAAEKAGLTPLQLVDRNSAAIRAVHDLVDSSYDRFIRTTEPEHYLASQELWRRMEANGDIYLDKYTGWYSVRDEAYYTEEETELRGDGVRYAKETDTEVTWTEEESYFFRLSQYQDKLLALYEAQPEFAAPRYRFNEVISFVKSGLQDLSISRTSFDWGVPVPGNDKHVMYVWVDALTNYLTGAGFPDENSAQWKYWPADVHIIGKDISRFHAIFWPAFLMSAGLPLPKRVMIHGFLFNNGVKMSKSLGNVVAPADWVAEYGVDAVRFFFLREVSYGQDGNYSHEAIMGRMNSDLANNLGNLAQRSLSMVAKNCGGEVPAPGEFSDADRAILAQAQGLLAANRASYEVQEFHRALEAIWTVLGETNAYFAEQAPWVLRKTDPDRMATVLYVTLEVLRIVGLLIQPVMPTSAGKLLDVLGVSGAEGARDFAAIEAPLVPGTPLPAPAPIFPRYEEPV
- a CDS encoding acetolactate synthase large subunit, coding for MSKGPTVSPALMANKPHPAAKPSGTGQRNGAAEPGSAPLTKAETSSISVVSQVQGPNRVIPAQPMSGSQAIVRSLEELGVQDIFGLPGGAILPTYDPLMASAMNHVLVRHEQGAGHAAEGYAMVTGKVGVCIATSGPGATNLVTAIMDAHMDSVPLVAITGQVASGVIGTDAFQEADIVGITMPITKHSFLVTDPNEIPKVLAEAFHLASTGRPGPVLVDVAKDAQQAQMTFSWPPTIDLPGYRPVFRGHSKQLREAARLIAAAKRPVLYVGGGVIKAHASVELRALAELTNAPVVTTLMARGAFPDSHQQHVGMPGMHGSVSAVTALQQSDLLITLGARFDDRVTGVLSSFAPGAKVIHADIDPAEISKNRATDVPIVGSVKEIIPDLTEAVTAEFAESGTPDLTEWWAFLNNLRNTYPLGWTEPEDGLSAPQRVIERIGALSGPEAIYAAGVGQHQMWAAQFIKYERPHSWLNSGGAGTMGYSVPAAMGAKVGEPDRVVWAIDGDGCFQMTNQELATCRINNIPIKVAIINNSSLGMVRQWQTLFYEGRYSNTDLNTGHDTIRVPDFVKLAEAYDCVGLRCERDEDIDATIQKALEINDRPVVIDFVVSPNSMVWPMVPAGVSNDQIQVARNLTPQWEEED
- a CDS encoding FtsX-like permease family protein, whose product is MFQVALAQIKLHSRRFIAVGLAVLLAVAFLVATLLVNSSTQATLKASLGESFAKADAVISAGPGLNPKLLDQTAVDAVGKVPGVTASYAQLETALQVKSPNSTFYSKLLNTAPESALESAVLVSGALPSAPGQVAVDEKTAERSSLAVGSALTLTSSTGQSTSATVSGIVKPSSDPMRSGSAQLLATTQTIAPLAVQPLVYQTIQLKLDGKLSDAERSGLAQALAAAGFDKATVNTPDQQTTAQIQSKTGGDDVLTLVLLAFAAIAIIVAVLVVSNTFAVLVAQRTRELALLRCIGAKKSQIRNSVLAEAAIVGVVSSAAGVAAAFGGMYALISWLKTTPGNQFATFQGNLSAPIAGMLVGILLTAAAALVPARAATAVAPLAAMRPVDDAALSNRSGRTRLAIGGVLIALGGLLLAFGAISSNLMIALPGGAMTFIGLLLCASLFVPRLVSAFGKLASPAGVPGKLASLNAVRNPGRTTATASALLIGVTLVSMMLTGASTARSAFETTFDERYPVDISVEAGSYDPAKVQSLKTLAGVSAVAQLPLVGEVVGSSDPMLTGGSVYGISSSDAATMLGSAQNRVQPGKLLMPKSAKDSTLTVKSGGTDRSLPVVKATSNGFAPMVNLDTVPAPAGAEQAVWVKLVPGLGSSQILDLRTQIAKTLAVDDYAVTGGAMEKASFNQVIDLMLLVVTGLLAIAVLIALIGVANTLSLSVLERTRENALLRALGLTKRGLRGMLALEAVLVAGVAALIGVALGGLYGWLGAQSALGGFTAVVPNLPWLQLLLVVAVAAAAGLAASVVPARRAAKLSPVEGLATD
- the ilvC gene encoding ketol-acid reductoisomerase → MTELFYDDDADLSIIQGRTVAVIGYGSQGHAHALSLRDSGVDVRVGLAEGSKSRAKAEAEGLRVLNVADAVAEADVIMVLTPDQVQRHVYADSIAANLQAGDALFFGHGFNIRYGYIQPPADVDVALVAPKGPGHIVRREFEAGRGVPDLIAVEQDASGNAWALALSYAKAIGGTRAGVIKTTFTEETETDLFGEQAVLCGGASQLIQYGFETLTEAGYKPEVAYFEVLHELKLIVDLMVEGGIAKQRWSVSDTAEYGDYVSGPRVIDPHVKENMKAVLKDIQDGTFAKRFIDDQDAGAPEFKALRLQGEQHPIETTGRELRKLFSWIQNDDDYTEGSVAR